CTTCAGTACCTATGCCCAGTTCCGTATTCGAGGCGCCATTCTAGATAGCTTTCGTTCGCAGGACTGGCTTCCTAGATCCTTGCGCTTTAAGTCGCACAAGATCGAGCTTGCTTATCACTGTATAGAGCAGAAGCTCGGGCGGCCGGCTTCCGATGAGGAGGTTGCTGAGGAGCTGGGAGTGCCGATTGAGGAGCTGCAGAGACTACTCGGTGAGGTCGGCAGTATAGTGATGCTTAGCTTTGAGGAGTTAGGCTTTGGTCACGGCGAGGAGCGCTTTCAAGCTGATGAGTGGCTTGCAAGCAAGGGACAGGACCCACTGCACCGCCTGCTTGGACATGAGAAGGTTAGTGTTATTGCGCGCGCTTTAGACAGACTACCTGAAAAGGAGCGCCTCGTTGTTAGCTTGTACTTCTATGAAGAGCTTAACCTTAAAGAGATCGGAGAGATTATGGGGGTAACGGAGTCACGCGCCTCTCAGATCCGATCAAGAGCTCTTATTAGGCTCAAAAACTATCTACGAAAGACGACGGCGTCGGCATAGCTAGCAGAGTTACAATATCGAGAAGAGGAATGACAAGTGGATTCTGAGCGCACCCCGGAGCGGGTTTTAATCGTCCATAGTCCAGTTAATGCAGGAATGGATCGACTTCCACTCGCCATTCCCGGTGCTCATATCATCGAGGCACATTCATTTGATAGCTACCAGGAAGCCCTTGGTAGGGGTGACTTCGATGTAGTGGTTATCGACTACGATCTCCCAGGTATTCAGAGCGGCGAGGTGCTTGCACAACTTAAAGTCATGGATCATGAGCCTGATGTCTTACTCCTTTCAAGGTGCATAGATGCGGGAACCATCAGCAAGATCTCACAATCTCAGAAGCGTTACATAGTGAGAGACGAACTGTG
This genomic window from Pseudomonadota bacterium contains:
- a CDS encoding sigma-70 family RNA polymerase sigma factor, whose translation is FSTYAQFRIRGAILDSFRSQDWLPRSLRFKSHKIELAYHCIEQKLGRPASDEEVAEELGVPIEELQRLLGEVGSIVMLSFEELGFGHGEERFQADEWLASKGQDPLHRLLGHEKVSVIARALDRLPEKERLVVSLYFYEELNLKEIGEIMGVTESRASQIRSRALIRLKNYLRKTTASA